From the genome of Nicotiana sylvestris chromosome 2, ASM39365v2, whole genome shotgun sequence, one region includes:
- the LOC138885639 gene encoding uncharacterized protein translates to MNQGTTASDCSAAKSPENSQHGSAGDGSPSREGTGEIKQQRVGSRPRHHKYARGPHKRIESSENKIEANDKKVENYNSWVDQIPSAPPILKGVDSKKFIQRPFPEEVAPKPIAKKFRMQDLPKYNATSDSNEHVTTYTCAVKGNDLKDDEIKSVLQKKFGKTLLKGAMMWYHNLDPNSIDAFTMLADSFIKAHTGTIKVATRKSDVFKFKQRENEKLQEFVFRFQIERMELPLVSDEWEVQAFTQSLNERSSVASKQLKRNLIEYPTVTWSDIYN, encoded by the exons ATGAATCAAG gcacaacagctagcgattgctcagctgcaaagtcaccagaaaactcccagcatgGTAGCGCCGGGGACGGCTCCCCCAGCCGAGAAGGTACtggagagatcaagcaacaacgggtcggtagccgaccccgccatcataaatatgctcgaggacctcacaaacgGATCGAATCGAGTGAGAACaagatagaagccaatgataAAAAGGTCGAGAACTACAACTCctgggtcgaccaaattccgagcgcacccccgatcctgaaaggtgtggattcgaagaagttcatacaaaggccgttcccagaggaagtAGCTCCGAAACCCATtgcaaagaagttcagaatgcaaGACCTCCCGAAATACAATGCAACCTCGGACTCCAACGAGCACGTTACtacttacacttgtgcagtgaagggcaacgacctaaaagATGACGAGATCAAGTCTGTCTTACAAAAGAAGTTTGGGAAAACACTcttgaagggggccatgatgtggtatcacaacctagatcctaactccatagacGCATTtaccatgctggcagattctttcataaaggcacataccggtaccatcaaagtagcaacaaggaagtctgacgTCTTTAAgtttaagcaaagggagaacgagaagCTGCAAGAGTTCGTATTTCGCTTTCAAATAGAAAGAATGGAACTACCACTAGTCTCCGACGAGTGGGaagtacaggccttcactcaaagtctgaatgagcgaagctcggtggcttcaaagcaACTGAAACGGAACCTGATCGAATATCCCACAGTGACCTGGTCGGATATTTACAACTga
- the LOC138885640 gene encoding uncharacterized protein has protein sequence MKNKQEPLKPPSTKRTVNVITGGDEVNGVTYTTEKKISKVTVTHVKRVHQVLDGDNIRLDDQDADDLMIAHNDAYVISLLVHDTNVKVVLINPISSVNIILLKVVNEMQANDKVTPKARSLSGFDNLSVVKKGEVVLATFP, from the coding sequence ATGAAGAATAAACAAGAGCCCCTAAAGCCCCCGTCAACAAAGAGAACAGTAAATGTCATAACTGGAGGAGATGAGGTCAATGGAGTAACGTATACAACCGAGAAAAAGATATCAAAAGTTACTGTCACTCACGTAAAGCGAGTTCACCAAGTCTTGGATGGTGACAATATAAGATTAGATGATCAAGATGCAGACGACTTGATGATCGCTCACAATGATGCAtatgtaatatctttacttgtacatgatactaatgtaaaagtAGTTTTGATTAATCCAATTAGCTCAGTAAACATCATTTTACTGAAGGTGGtaaatgaaatgcaagctaatGATAAGGTCACACCAAAGGCGCGGTCTTTGTCTGGATTTGATAATTTAAGCGTTGTTAAGAAAGGGGAAGTTGTACTAGCCACATTTCCATAA